The following proteins come from a genomic window of Paucimonas lemoignei:
- a CDS encoding RES domain-containing protein has product MTERVLWRISNFKDLTGIGGTIVPGRWHSKGRPIVYLADWPATSLLEVLVHLEVNVEDLPDSFSLLRVELPESVSLIDGRDQLREDWSEDVLTTRQIGDNWLRDEASLLYRVPTAIVPANCNYLFNPAHPEAANVRFTTFDFPADKRLF; this is encoded by the coding sequence ATGACCGAACGTGTTTTATGGCGTATTTCGAACTTCAAGGATTTGACCGGAATTGGCGGAACCATTGTTCCGGGACGCTGGCACAGCAAGGGTCGCCCGATCGTTTACCTGGCTGACTGGCCTGCTACTTCGTTGCTTGAAGTACTGGTGCATCTGGAGGTCAATGTCGAGGACTTGCCCGACTCTTTTTCCCTCTTGCGCGTCGAGTTGCCTGAGAGCGTCAGCCTGATTGATGGCCGAGACCAGCTCAGGGAAGACTGGTCCGAAGATGTCCTGACGACTCGCCAGATCGGCGACAACTGGCTACGAGACGAGGCCTCTCTGCTCTACCGAGTCCCCACTGCCATCGTGCCCGCCAACTGTAATTACCTGTTCAATCCCGCACACCCTGAAGCCGCCAATGTCAGGTTCACGACATTCGACTTTCCTGCTGACAAGCGGCTGTTCTGA
- a CDS encoding integrating conjugative element protein: MSESIQLNLGALRSAMKLTLHTHHAARIWHGRQASDTKNGIIGLSGFVSIMNKMKRGAEQDDPYSDWWMIRIEDKLIACKTELTIIQDNLDHLMAEIPQALSIGDNLNVQPVTLPLFVNAQLGFMAVYLLTQYDDLARRLLLAHHTALIGRRDMERWLDEGAHVLRSLFGLAQQYKYSGASRDDFAANNGRAQEARDSFGDLPQDVLEGTRRSEFAPPVARHRATPLEEPTAALDDDGEDQER, translated from the coding sequence GTGTCCGAATCCATTCAGCTCAACCTTGGCGCGCTACGCAGCGCCATGAAACTCACCCTCCACACCCACCACGCCGCCAGGATCTGGCATGGCCGACAAGCCAGCGACACCAAGAACGGCATCATCGGCCTGAGTGGTTTCGTCAGCATCATGAACAAGATGAAGCGCGGCGCCGAGCAGGACGATCCCTACTCGGACTGGTGGATGATCCGCATCGAAGACAAGCTCATCGCCTGCAAAACCGAGCTGACCATCATCCAGGACAACCTTGACCATCTCATGGCCGAGATACCCCAGGCCCTGAGCATTGGCGACAACCTCAATGTCCAGCCGGTCACCCTGCCCCTGTTCGTCAACGCACAGCTGGGGTTCATGGCCGTGTACTTGTTGACCCAGTACGACGACCTCGCGCGCCGCTTGCTGTTAGCGCATCACACCGCGCTGATTGGGCGCCGGGACATGGAGCGCTGGCTCGATGAAGGTGCCCATGTGTTACGCAGCCTGTTTGGCCTGGCCCAGCAGTACAAGTACTCCGGCGCGAGTCGCGATGACTTTGCAGCGAACAACGGCAGGGCGCAGGAGGCACGCGATAGCTTTGGCGACCTGCCGCAAGACGTGCTCGAAGGCACCCGTCGCTCCGAGTTCGCGCCGCCAGTTGCGCGACACCGGGCGACGCCGTTGGAAGAGCCCACCGCCGCTCTTGACGACGACGGCGAGGATCAGGAGCGCTGA
- the ssb_1 gene encoding single-stranded DNA-binding protein: MATSFWGEGNIGTKPEFKEFPNGNEEPRRLLRLNVYFDNSIPRGDGKYEDRGGFWANVELWHKDAERYSRLYAKGVRVLVQGRMQMDKWEDDDGDENSAMKVQASRIGILPHRIDSIVIAAPDHAGADPEP, encoded by the coding sequence ATGGCCACAAGTTTTTGGGGCGAAGGCAACATCGGCACCAAACCGGAGTTCAAGGAATTCCCCAACGGCAACGAAGAACCGCGGCGACTGCTACGCCTGAACGTCTACTTCGACAACTCCATCCCCCGGGGCGACGGAAAGTACGAAGACCGCGGAGGCTTCTGGGCCAACGTCGAACTCTGGCACAAGGATGCCGAGCGCTACTCCCGGCTGTATGCCAAGGGCGTTCGAGTGCTGGTGCAGGGGCGGATGCAGATGGACAAATGGGAGGACGACGACGGCGACGAAAACAGCGCCATGAAAGTCCAGGCCAGCCGCATCGGGATCCTGCCGCATCGCATCGATAGCATCGTGATCGCTGCACCCGACCATGCCGGGGCAGATCCCGAGCCTTGA
- the pcaD gene encoding 3-oxoadipate enol-lactonase, with protein sequence MPTLALPDGDLYYQLDGQPDAPVLLLSNSLGTDLGMWDGQIPELTQHFRVLRYDTRGHGRSVVSAGPYSIEQNGRDVLALLDALDVQRASFCGLSMGGLIGQWLLLNAPQRLDKVVLCNTAMKIASPEVWNPRIEMVLRDGEAGMRSLREATITRWFSTEFTASQPGQVERLLESLVSTSPQGYAANCAAVRDADFTHKFAAVQLPVLVVCGYRDPVTTVADGELLKQAIAGAQLVTLCAAHLSNVEAGQSFSSAVLAFLMSRA encoded by the coding sequence ATGCCTACTCTCGCACTGCCTGACGGCGATCTGTACTACCAACTCGACGGCCAGCCCGACGCGCCTGTCCTGTTGCTCTCAAACTCGTTGGGTACTGATTTGGGGATGTGGGACGGGCAAATTCCGGAACTGACCCAGCATTTCAGGGTGTTGCGGTACGACACCCGCGGGCACGGTCGCTCAGTGGTGAGTGCCGGCCCTTATAGCATCGAGCAAAACGGCAGGGATGTGTTAGCCCTGCTGGATGCGCTCGATGTGCAGCGAGCCAGCTTCTGTGGTTTATCCATGGGTGGTTTGATTGGGCAATGGTTGTTGCTCAATGCGCCTCAGCGCCTGGACAAAGTCGTGCTCTGCAATACCGCGATGAAGATCGCCAGCCCGGAAGTCTGGAACCCGCGGATTGAAATGGTCCTGCGTGATGGCGAGGCTGGCATGCGCAGCCTGCGTGAGGCGACGATCACTCGCTGGTTTAGCACCGAGTTCACCGCCTCCCAACCTGGCCAAGTAGAGCGCTTGCTCGAAAGCCTTGTAAGCACCTCCCCACAAGGCTACGCTGCCAATTGCGCCGCCGTACGCGACGCCGATTTCACTCATAAATTTGCCGCAGTTCAGCTGCCTGTTCTGGTTGTATGCGGGTATCGGGACCCGGTCACCACAGTGGCTGACGGTGAACTTCTCAAACAGGCGATCGCCGGCGCACAGCTTGTCACGCTGTGTGCAGCCCACCTTTCCAACGTGGAGGCTGGACAGTCCTTCAGCTCAGCGGTTTTAGCCTTTCTGATGTCTCGCGCTTAG
- the puuP_1 gene encoding amino acid permease, which translates to MTELTEPLSAEVPAGGQQLEGNLSAYKIALLVIAAAGPLGAVLTAAPIAFEHGNGAGLAGAFLLAGILMIFFSIGYGELIRAIPGAGAFYKYLTVIFGRGVGAGAAWVALASYLAITTAIAVASGYYTNMTMQGFGIDIGWAAWTVLYVGAICYLGRANIDFAAKILVPLVLAEFFVLFLLGISIFLDKGFNAFPVQAISVEAIMLPGLGVGLMVALASFLGVESAALYAMEARKPAKTIPHATRLAVVLVGVAYLIIIWLIIGEVGFDAIKDEAAIAKGGLVINLFTTRLGSTMATVVSLMLCTSNFCCLLSLHNAATRYVQVLAKDRHLPNVLSHIHETKKSPANASLLVTVLVALTIIVSSSLGYDAFVFLFPVTVALSTLGLIGLQTFVTLGVVVHFKKANDKRYFKTLLSPLIALAGLSTAVYLIYDNYGMLTGSESAWVNGTPLLLVVLFLYGIIKGRIRKADSSGVK; encoded by the coding sequence ATGACAGAGCTAACCGAGCCCCTATCTGCAGAAGTGCCTGCAGGCGGCCAGCAATTAGAAGGTAATCTAAGTGCTTATAAAATCGCGTTATTGGTGATTGCAGCTGCAGGACCGTTAGGGGCAGTTCTCACAGCGGCGCCCATTGCTTTTGAGCACGGTAATGGCGCTGGGCTTGCCGGAGCATTCCTGCTGGCGGGAATTCTGATGATTTTTTTCTCGATAGGCTATGGCGAACTGATCCGAGCCATCCCTGGGGCCGGGGCATTTTACAAGTACCTTACGGTGATCTTTGGGCGGGGCGTAGGAGCGGGGGCGGCATGGGTTGCCTTAGCCTCTTATCTGGCGATTACCACGGCGATCGCTGTGGCGTCCGGGTATTACACGAATATGACCATGCAAGGCTTTGGTATTGATATCGGCTGGGCAGCATGGACCGTTTTATACGTGGGGGCGATCTGTTACCTGGGTCGGGCGAATATTGATTTTGCCGCAAAGATCCTGGTGCCTTTGGTGCTTGCAGAGTTCTTTGTGCTTTTTCTACTGGGTATTTCCATATTCCTGGATAAAGGTTTTAACGCTTTTCCGGTTCAAGCCATATCGGTGGAGGCAATAATGTTGCCGGGGCTGGGGGTTGGACTCATGGTGGCGCTGGCATCATTCCTCGGTGTCGAGTCCGCCGCGCTTTATGCGATGGAAGCCAGGAAGCCAGCAAAAACCATTCCGCATGCCACTCGTCTGGCGGTCGTGTTGGTAGGCGTCGCCTACTTGATCATTATCTGGTTGATCATCGGTGAGGTTGGGTTTGACGCCATCAAGGACGAGGCAGCGATAGCGAAGGGCGGGTTGGTCATTAATTTGTTCACGACTCGTTTGGGTAGCACGATGGCGACAGTGGTTTCCCTCATGCTGTGCACCAGCAACTTTTGCTGTTTGTTGTCACTGCATAATGCTGCGACTCGGTATGTTCAAGTCTTGGCCAAAGACAGGCACTTGCCGAATGTTCTTTCACATATTCATGAAACGAAAAAATCTCCAGCCAATGCAAGTCTATTGGTGACCGTGCTCGTTGCACTGACCATTATAGTCTCTTCGTCCCTGGGCTATGACGCTTTTGTGTTTTTGTTTCCCGTAACGGTGGCATTGTCGACGCTTGGATTGATAGGGCTTCAGACATTTGTCACATTGGGGGTCGTCGTTCACTTCAAAAAAGCCAACGATAAACGTTATTTTAAAACATTACTCAGCCCGCTCATCGCGTTGGCTGGGCTGAGCACTGCTGTTTATCTCATCTACGATAATTACGGCATGCTAACGGGCAGTGAATCTGCCTGGGTCAATGGTACTCCATTACTTCTGGTTGTCTTGTTTCTCTACGGGATAATCAAGGGGCGCATCAGGAAAGCTGACTCGTCCGGTGTCAAATGA
- the catC gene encoding muconolactone delta-isomerase, translating into MLFQVRMTVKLPHDMPADQAARLKADEKELAQRLQREGTWRHLWRIAGLYANVSIFDVTDNQALHDTLMQLPLYPYMDIEVTALCRHPSSVHDDDR; encoded by the coding sequence ATGCTGTTTCAAGTACGCATGACCGTAAAACTGCCCCATGACATGCCTGCCGATCAAGCCGCTCGACTCAAAGCGGATGAAAAAGAACTGGCTCAGCGACTGCAACGTGAAGGCACCTGGCGGCATCTGTGGCGCATCGCCGGGCTCTATGCCAACGTCAGTATCTTTGACGTGACCGATAATCAGGCGCTGCACGACACCCTGATGCAACTGCCGCTTTACCCGTACATGGACATCGAAGTCACGGCGCTCTGTCGTCACCCGTCTTCGGTGCACGACGACGACCGCTAA
- the benM_3 gene encoding LysR family transcriptional regulator → MELRHLRYFRAVAQTLNFTRAAEQLHLAQPPLSRQIQQLEDELGVALLERSRPLRITEAGRFFHEHSVQLLEQLERVCDDTRRIAQGQRRWLGIGFAPSTLYGALPELIRRLRSDGGIELGLSEMVTLQQVEALKSGRIDIGFGRIHIDDSAVVQKVIHQDPLVVALPAGHHLLGTPVSMEQLAQEPFVLYPGNIRPSYADHVLQLFARHDLKLRVAQMTNELQTAIGLVAAGIGITLVPASVQRLHRDDIGYAPLLDPLATSPIIVSYRAGDESSLLHQCMTLIGELVEPPALADL, encoded by the coding sequence GTGGAGCTCCGTCATCTTCGTTATTTTCGCGCCGTTGCGCAGACCCTTAATTTCACTCGGGCAGCGGAGCAACTGCATCTGGCGCAGCCGCCATTGAGCCGGCAAATTCAACAGTTGGAGGACGAGTTGGGCGTTGCTCTACTCGAGCGCAGTCGGCCGCTGCGTATAACGGAAGCGGGGCGTTTTTTCCATGAGCATTCGGTGCAGTTGCTGGAGCAACTGGAGCGCGTTTGTGATGACACTCGGCGTATTGCGCAAGGGCAGCGTCGCTGGCTGGGGATCGGTTTTGCGCCCTCAACGCTTTACGGCGCGCTACCAGAGCTGATTCGTCGCCTGCGCAGTGATGGCGGTATTGAGCTGGGGCTGTCAGAGATGGTCACATTGCAGCAGGTCGAGGCCCTGAAAAGCGGGCGCATCGACATTGGCTTCGGTCGCATCCATATCGACGACTCTGCGGTGGTGCAAAAAGTGATTCATCAGGATCCGCTGGTGGTGGCGCTGCCTGCCGGGCACCACCTATTGGGCACGCCAGTCAGCATGGAACAACTGGCCCAGGAGCCCTTTGTCCTTTATCCGGGCAACATTCGGCCCAGCTATGCCGACCATGTGCTGCAGCTGTTCGCTCGCCATGATTTAAAGCTCAGGGTCGCGCAGATGACTAACGAACTGCAGACCGCCATCGGGCTGGTCGCGGCGGGGATCGGTATTACCCTGGTTCCGGCTTCGGTCCAGCGTTTACACCGCGACGATATTGGTTACGCACCGTTACTGGACCCTTTGGCAACCTCGCCGATTATTGTCAGTTATCGGGCGGGGGATGAGTCATCGCTGCTGCATCAATGCATGACGTTGATTGGCGAATTAGTTGAACCGCCAGCGCTCGCTGATTTGTAG
- the antA_3 gene encoding Rieske (2Fe-2S) domain-containing protein: MSDLINVVGLDMEPASLIKHDRVHTSLYTDAKLFDMELEKIFYSTWVWVAHVSEIPEAGSYKSTYIGKQPVIVVRDRKKQVHVHLNRCRHRGATVCEHKKGKTNSFVCPYHGWSYALDGSLRGVPSPESYGDCLDKGELPLVSLRVEEYAGMLFATLKDDIEPLVDFLGPAKKWIDLFMKQGAGYPIKVPGEHRFRFPGNWKIQLENTTDAYHFPLVHKSFLASVDEQTLKLFDFVEGPGYVEDLGNGHSVMVMIPDLVDLEADLDKPIPERFEDLAAQLREEGIEEQQVRRIVRAVGGSGFNLNLFPNVACSMAFFRALQPISVTETEIHHSVITMDGGPAIANRYRLRLHEHFQGPMGFGTPDDSEAWERVQKGASAGEDLWIMLNRGLPGEKPTEDGLVSDVSAETGMRAAYQQWKKMMTAETK; the protein is encoded by the coding sequence GTGAGCGATTTAATTAACGTTGTCGGGCTTGATATGGAGCCCGCAAGCTTGATCAAGCACGACCGCGTGCACACGTCGTTGTACACCGACGCCAAGCTGTTCGACATGGAGCTGGAAAAGATTTTCTACAGTACCTGGGTCTGGGTCGCGCACGTCAGCGAGATCCCGGAGGCGGGCAGCTACAAAAGCACCTACATCGGCAAGCAGCCGGTGATCGTAGTGCGCGACCGCAAGAAACAGGTCCATGTGCACCTCAACCGCTGCCGCCATCGCGGCGCTACGGTATGCGAACACAAGAAGGGCAAGACCAACAGCTTTGTCTGCCCATATCACGGCTGGAGTTACGCGCTGGATGGTTCACTGCGTGGTGTGCCGAGCCCTGAAAGCTACGGTGATTGCCTGGATAAGGGCGAGCTGCCTCTGGTCAGCCTGCGTGTTGAAGAATATGCGGGGATGCTGTTTGCCACACTCAAGGACGACATCGAACCACTGGTCGACTTCCTCGGGCCTGCCAAGAAATGGATCGACCTGTTCATGAAACAGGGCGCCGGCTACCCGATCAAGGTCCCAGGCGAGCACCGTTTCCGTTTTCCGGGCAACTGGAAAATCCAGTTGGAAAATACCACAGACGCCTACCACTTCCCGCTGGTGCACAAGTCATTCCTGGCATCGGTTGATGAGCAAACCCTTAAACTGTTCGACTTCGTTGAAGGGCCGGGCTACGTCGAAGACCTGGGTAACGGGCACAGCGTAATGGTGATGATTCCCGACTTGGTGGATCTGGAAGCCGATCTTGATAAACCGATCCCCGAGCGTTTTGAGGATCTTGCCGCTCAATTGCGCGAAGAGGGTATCGAAGAGCAGCAAGTACGCCGTATTGTTCGTGCTGTCGGTGGCTCGGGTTTCAATCTTAACCTGTTCCCCAACGTTGCCTGTTCCATGGCGTTTTTTCGCGCGCTGCAACCGATATCGGTGACAGAGACGGAAATTCATCACTCGGTAATCACCATGGACGGCGGCCCTGCTATAGCCAACCGCTACCGCCTGCGTTTGCATGAACACTTCCAGGGGCCGATGGGCTTTGGCACTCCGGACGATTCCGAAGCCTGGGAGCGTGTGCAGAAAGGTGCAAGTGCTGGCGAAGACCTGTGGATCATGTTGAACCGTGGCCTGCCGGGTGAGAAACCGACCGAAGACGGGCTGGTCAGCGACGTAAGCGCCGAGACCGGCATGCGCGCTGCTTACCAGCAGTGGAAAAAGATGATGACGGCAGAGACTAAGTAA
- the cbdB gene encoding aromatic-ring-hydroxylating dioxygenase subunit beta yields MNLQLLNQVTAYIWAEGDMLDHGEFDTWLSLWSEKGTYIIPINPKEEDFENTLNYAYDDHHMRQLRIQRLTGGESISTSPQPRTVRTLSRFRVLFESDEKVTVRCAQNLREFRKDSLKHYSADIVYELERVSDTFKIQRKLIRLINADDALAGIGYIL; encoded by the coding sequence ATGAACCTGCAATTACTGAATCAAGTCACAGCTTATATCTGGGCTGAAGGCGACATGCTCGACCACGGTGAGTTCGACACCTGGTTGAGCCTGTGGAGCGAAAAGGGTACGTACATTATCCCGATCAACCCGAAGGAAGAAGACTTCGAAAACACCCTCAACTATGCCTATGACGATCATCACATGCGTCAGTTGCGAATCCAGCGCCTGACCGGAGGTGAATCGATTTCCACCAGCCCGCAGCCGCGAACCGTGCGCACCTTGTCACGCTTTCGGGTGCTGTTTGAAAGTGATGAAAAAGTGACGGTACGTTGCGCGCAAAACCTGCGCGAGTTCCGCAAGGACTCCCTAAAACATTACAGCGCGGACATCGTCTACGAGCTTGAGCGCGTCAGTGACACTTTCAAGATTCAGCGTAAGTTGATCCGGTTGATTAACGCTGACGACGCCCTTGCAGGCATCGGTTATATACTTTGA
- a CDS encoding Putative integrase regulator R protein translates to MADYNLGPKQPAFQPLQQTAFSGLEHAAFLKGLLKPFKGKGELSQLALVCRHLLDSLIQFATQEVLPQAQRYPFSLLPIRMTQQSTSAGTVFLRWSRTDRSQMGVGLWAELLQNTRTPDSLVHDLHQLELQRIALNMQISLIYTIGRQASECAAKMAQAEATYQQRLNITNHPAKEA, encoded by the coding sequence ATGGCCGACTACAACCTTGGGCCAAAACAGCCTGCCTTCCAACCGCTGCAACAGACAGCCTTCTCCGGGCTGGAACACGCAGCCTTCCTTAAAGGGCTTTTAAAGCCTTTTAAGGGTAAGGGGGAGCTGAGCCAATTAGCGCTTGTGTGCCGCCACTTGCTGGACAGCCTGATCCAGTTCGCGACCCAGGAAGTGCTGCCCCAAGCCCAACGTTATCCCTTCTCGCTGCTGCCCATTCGCATGACGCAGCAGTCCACCAGTGCCGGGACGGTGTTCCTGCGCTGGAGCAGAACCGATCGCAGCCAGATGGGTGTCGGACTTTGGGCCGAACTGCTCCAGAACACGCGCACACCGGACAGCCTCGTCCACGACCTGCATCAGTTGGAGCTGCAACGCATCGCGCTGAACATGCAAATCAGCCTGATCTACACCATCGGCCGCCAGGCATCCGAGTGCGCCGCCAAGATGGCCCAGGCAGAAGCCACCTACCAACAGCGACTCAATATCACCAACCACCCAGCAAAGGAGGCCTGA
- a CDS encoding antitoxin, whose translation MITQPDYQVLEMMGGIPGEPMDLLIRSGVSLEAIDNLSRHGISAVNVGIINARTLRHRRTKGERLSPEEGDRFYRVSKLVVLAEEVFGNKDKAAHWLNKPQKAFGGLTALEAAATTPGYVAAEEVLQRINHGFFA comes from the coding sequence ATGATCACACAACCGGATTACCAAGTGCTGGAGATGATGGGTGGCATCCCGGGTGAGCCCATGGACCTGCTCATTCGCTCGGGGGTGTCTCTTGAAGCCATCGACAATCTGTCCAGGCACGGTATCAGCGCCGTTAACGTCGGCATCATCAATGCCCGGACACTGCGTCATCGCAGAACCAAAGGTGAGCGGCTCTCGCCGGAGGAAGGCGATCGCTTCTACCGGGTGAGCAAGCTGGTAGTACTGGCCGAAGAGGTGTTTGGCAACAAGGACAAGGCAGCCCACTGGCTGAACAAGCCACAGAAGGCCTTTGGAGGTCTGACTGCCCTTGAGGCAGCAGCAACCACGCCTGGCTATGTCGCGGCTGAAGAAGTGCTGCAGCGAATCAATCACGGATTTTTTGCATGA
- a CDS encoding helicase, whose translation MKHKRPALLKRAVFYGYDYGLFLIYIEGSNRPLLVRQGYFICCTERPQQRAWRIHKTRIRRIPSRVFIR comes from the coding sequence ATGAAGCACAAGCGCCCTGCGCTGCTCAAACGAGCGGTGTTCTACGGCTACGACTATGGCCTGTTCCTGATCTACATCGAGGGCAGTAATCGCCCGCTGCTGGTTCGCCAGGGTTACTTCATCTGCTGCACAGAACGTCCCCAGCAACGAGCCTGGCGCATCCACAAAACGCGTATCCGTCGGATACCAAGCCGTGTCTTTATTCGGTGA
- the catB gene encoding muconate and chloromuconate cycloisomerase, with the protein MISIISLDTFIVDLPTIRPHKLAMHTMQNQTLVILRLRCSDGIEGLGEATTIGGLSYGNESPESIKTNIDSHLAPLLIGQDASNINAAMLRIEKVIRGNTFAKSAVETALLDAQGKRLGLPIAELLGGRVRDGLEVAWTLASGNTEKDIEEAERMLDIRRHRIFKLKIGAGEPAKDITHVAAIKRALGDRASVRVDLNQAWSEATAIRGCQMLGDAGVDLIEQPIPRQDREAQARVSARSPVPIMADEAIESVEDSFALAKAGAAPVFALKIAKNGGPRAVLRTAAIAEAAGIGLYGGTMLEGGIGTLASAHAFATLGRIEWHTELFGPLLLTHDILTEPLIYRDFQLMIPTAPGLGIELNEESLKRFKRS; encoded by the coding sequence ATGATCAGCATCATCAGCCTCGATACCTTTATCGTCGATTTGCCCACCATCCGGCCTCACAAGCTGGCCATGCACACCATGCAAAACCAGACGCTGGTGATTCTGCGCCTGCGCTGCAGCGATGGCATCGAAGGGCTTGGTGAGGCCACCACCATTGGCGGCCTGTCGTATGGCAATGAGAGCCCGGAAAGCATCAAGACCAATATCGACAGCCACCTTGCACCGCTGCTGATCGGTCAGGATGCCAGCAATATCAACGCCGCCATGTTGCGTATCGAGAAAGTGATACGTGGCAATACCTTTGCCAAATCCGCAGTAGAAACGGCATTGCTGGACGCGCAAGGCAAACGTCTGGGGTTGCCGATCGCCGAATTGCTCGGCGGACGGGTGCGCGATGGCTTGGAGGTTGCCTGGACCCTGGCCAGCGGCAACACCGAAAAAGACATTGAAGAAGCCGAGCGCATGCTCGATATCCGCCGCCACCGGATTTTCAAACTGAAAATCGGCGCGGGCGAACCCGCCAAGGATATTACCCACGTGGCGGCCATCAAGCGTGCCTTGGGAGACCGGGCCAGCGTGCGCGTTGATCTGAATCAGGCCTGGAGCGAAGCCACCGCGATTCGCGGCTGTCAGATGCTGGGGGATGCGGGTGTCGATCTGATCGAACAACCCATTCCCCGTCAGGATCGCGAGGCTCAGGCGCGGGTCAGCGCACGCAGCCCGGTGCCAATCATGGCCGACGAAGCGATTGAAAGCGTCGAAGACAGCTTTGCCCTGGCAAAAGCCGGTGCAGCACCGGTATTTGCCTTGAAGATCGCCAAGAACGGCGGCCCGCGTGCGGTGTTGCGCACCGCCGCCATCGCTGAAGCAGCCGGTATCGGCCTGTACGGCGGGACCATGCTTGAAGGGGGTATCGGCACCCTGGCCTCGGCCCACGCCTTTGCAACACTGGGCCGGATCGAGTGGCACACGGAGCTGTTCGGTCCGTTGCTGCTCACCCACGACATTCTGACCGAGCCGCTGATCTACCGAGATTTTCAGCTAATGATTCCGACAGCGCCCGGGCTTGGGATCGAACTGAACGAAGAGTCTCTAAAACGCTTCAAGCGCAGCTGA
- the catA gene encoding catechol 1,2-dioxygenase translates to MSVRIAQTAQVQKFFEEASGIDNDQGNPRMKAVVHRVLTDSIKIIEDLQISPEEFWKAVNYFNELGSRQEAGLLVAGLGLEHYLDLLMDAEDEAAGLVGGTPRTIEGPLYVAGAPLSKHEARLDDGLDNGTVLFMQGRVLDTNGQPLRGAIVDVWHANTGGTYSYFDASQSEFNLRRRIETDAEGRYRFRSIVPSGYGCPPDGPTQRLLDQLGRHGQRPAHVHFFISAPGYRHLTTQINLAGDKYLHDDFAYATRDELIAEIQFFDDQAKAQAHGVSGRFAEIEFDFTLQATAETKAQYRQERVRALEE, encoded by the coding sequence ATGAGTGTACGTATCGCGCAAACTGCTCAAGTGCAGAAGTTCTTCGAAGAAGCCAGCGGCATTGATAACGACCAGGGCAACCCGCGGATGAAAGCCGTGGTGCATCGGGTGTTGACCGACTCGATCAAGATCATCGAAGACCTGCAGATCAGCCCTGAAGAGTTCTGGAAAGCTGTCAATTACTTCAATGAACTGGGTAGCCGTCAGGAAGCCGGTTTACTTGTGGCGGGTCTGGGGCTGGAACACTATCTGGACCTGCTCATGGACGCCGAAGATGAAGCGGCCGGATTGGTCGGCGGCACTCCACGAACCATCGAAGGCCCGCTGTATGTCGCCGGTGCACCGCTGAGCAAGCATGAAGCCCGCCTGGATGACGGCCTGGACAACGGCACGGTGCTATTCATGCAGGGTCGCGTGCTAGACACCAATGGCCAGCCACTGAGGGGCGCTATCGTCGACGTCTGGCATGCCAATACCGGCGGCACGTATTCGTACTTCGACGCTTCGCAATCTGAATTCAACCTGCGTCGGCGCATCGAGACTGACGCCGAAGGTCGTTACCGTTTCCGTAGCATCGTGCCGTCAGGCTACGGCTGCCCACCGGATGGGCCGACTCAGCGATTGCTGGATCAACTGGGTCGTCATGGCCAGCGCCCCGCTCACGTGCACTTTTTCATCTCGGCGCCTGGCTATCGGCATCTGACCACTCAGATCAACTTGGCGGGCGACAAGTACCTGCACGATGACTTCGCCTATGCCACACGCGATGAGCTGATTGCTGAAATCCAGTTCTTCGACGATCAGGCCAAAGCTCAGGCGCATGGCGTCAGCGGACGCTTTGCTGAAATCGAGTTCGACTTCACCCTGCAGGCGACTGCAGAAACCAAGGCGCAATATCGCCAGGAACGGGTTCGCGCGTTAGAGGAGTGA